Proteins encoded by one window of Rutidosis leptorrhynchoides isolate AG116_Rl617_1_P2 chromosome 7, CSIRO_AGI_Rlap_v1, whole genome shotgun sequence:
- the LOC139857116 gene encoding cytochrome P450 CYP72A219-like yields the protein MELSPSLIVICGVGMLVVILIWRILDWVWFTPKKMEKCLREQGLKGTTYKLLYGDMKEMAKMITVAYSKPINLTDDIVPRVLSFTNIMVTTHGKNCFTWMGPKPILHITDPTMIKEMLGNYKDFPKTRGGNPLRNLLAIGLANVEGDQWEKHRKIINSAFLVEKLKHMVPVFYESCNEMISKWEEAFKDKSSCEIDVWPHFQTMTSDVISRTVFGSSSGEGRKIFQLQQEQVELIITASRSIYIPGSQFLPTKSNKRIKAIYKEVKGLISSIIDKRVIEMKAIRSSKDDLLGILLDSNYKEIKQRGNKKFGLSIDDIIEECKLFYFAGQESTAILLVWTMVLLGQHTYWQDRARQEVLKVFGDRKPDIEGLNKLKIINSIFLEVLRLYPPALAMSRIVNKKMKLGNIMLPAGTHIQLHTMLLHHDPGVWGEDVKEFNPDRFSQGISKVTKGQTVYFPFGGGPRVCIGQNFTMLEAKMTLAMILLRFSFELSPSYSHAPYTIITLQPQFGAHLILHKR from the exons ATGGAACTAAGCCCAAGCTTGATTGTAATATGTGGTGTAGGGATGCTTGTGGTGATACTTATATGGAGGATTTTGGATTGGGTTTGGTTTACACCGAAGAAGATGGAGAAATGTCTAAGAGAACAAGGACTCAAAGGAACCACTTACAAGCTGTTGTATGGAGATATGAAGGAGATGGCGAAGATGATAACTGTTGCATATTCCAAACCCATTAATTTGACTGATGATATCGTGCCACGAGTTTTGTCATTCACTAATATCATGGTTACCACTCATG GTAAGAATTGCTTTACATGGATGGGTCCAAAACCGATACTACATATAACCGATCCAACAATGATAAAGGAGATGTTGGGAAATTATAAAGACTTTCCGAAGACAAGAGGAGGAAACCCGTTACGGAATTTGCTAGCAATAGGGCTTGCGAATGTCGAAGGTGATCAATGGGAGAAACATCGAAAGATCATCAATTCGGCTTTTCTTGTTGAAAAGCTTAAG CATATGGTACCTGTTTTTTATGAAAGTTGCAATGAGATGATTAGCAAGTGGGAAGAAGCATTTAAAGACAAAAGCTCATGTGAAATCGATGTGTGGCCTCATTTCCAAACTATGACTAGTGATGTAATATCTCGCACGGTCTTTGGCAGTAGCTCTGGTGAAGGAAGAAAGATATTTCAActtcaacaagaacaagttgaGCTAATAATAACAGCATCTCGATCTATCTACATTCCAGGATCACA ATTTCTACCAACAAAAAGCAACAAGAGGATAAAAGCAATTTACAAAGAAGTAAAGGGTTTGATAAGTAGTATTATTGACAAACGAGTGATAGAAATGAAAGCAATAAGAAGTAGCAAGGACGACCTCCTTGGCATACTATTAGACTCTAATTATAAAGAGATTAAACAGCGTGGAAATAAGAAATTTGGACTTAGCATAGACGATATCATAGAAGAATGCAAGCTTTTCTACTTTGCAGGCCAAGAGTCTACCGCAATTTTGCTTGTTTGGACTATGGTCTTGTTGGGTCAACACACATATTGGCAAGATCGTGCAAGACAAGAAGTTTTAAAGGTCTTTGGGGATAGAAAACCAGACATTGAGGGCTTAAATAAGCTAAAAATT ATTAATAGTATCTTCCTCGAGGTTCTTAGGCTATACCCTCCTGCGCTAGCAATGTCACGAATCGTAAACAAAAAAATGAAACTAGGAAACATAATGTTGCCTGCAGGAACACACATTCAATTGCACACAATGCTTTTACATCATGATCCAGGTGTATGGGGTGAGGATGTGAAAGAGTTTAATCCGGATAGGTTTTCACAAGGTATATCAAAGGTAACCAAGGGGCAAACCGTGTATTTCCCCTTCGGTGGGGGTCCACGTGTATGCATTGGACAAAACTTTACTATGTTGGAAGCTAAAATGACGCTTGCTATGATTCTTTTGCGCTTCTCGTTTGAGCTCTCCCCATCGTATTCTCACGCTCCATATACTATCATCACTCTTCAACCTCAATTTGGcgcccacttaatcttgcataagCGCTAG